The Alnus glutinosa chromosome 1, dhAlnGlut1.1, whole genome shotgun sequence region TATGATAGGTTCACAATTTTCGtacaattttaatcatttttttttaagatcaactatttgatatttttgaccttcatatatgaaaacagatccaatggttagtttaaaaaaaaattgttggagttgtacaagagttatacaacaatcatttctcaaattgAAATATATCATTCGTGTTATCTTTTCATTGACTAACTTATTGGAGGATAGCGGGGtctccaaggggtagctcaatcggttggggaTCATGCCTTATgaagcagaggtcactagttcgaattcttCCTACCTTTCTTGTTAGAcatgtcaacaaaaaaaaaaaaaaaaaaacttatcggAGGATATCAAAGAATAGCAGCAAATATCATATTTATAAGAGAAATTATTATTGCACATCttttgtatattattttattaaattaatcattgaatttgtaggactCACACAGATCCATATGTGAtcatacaaatttaatgattaatttaaaaaagtgatataCAAATGATATGCATAAAACATGTCTcaatttaaaaagtattaaattatgggctacaatttttttattcataggcatttctttcaattttttacatttcattttggataatttataaaatttgatttttttcccTAGAATAACTAATTTGGTTAGCAACCATCACTAGCCAAGCCTCAAGTAGTTCTTCCAACCATGGTTAGGAAAATGACTTCATGTCTGGTTATGTTAactataatctctctctctctctctccacagtTGGATATTAGCTGTCAAAcaaataattcatattttttttggagagaacctttcactaaaatttttaaaatattttctaaaacttTATAAAACACTTTCAGAAGTCTCTTTTCAtctcctccccctccccccagctctctctctctctctgtctctctctgccTGACTGGGTTTTCAGTCTCTCCCATTCTCCAACCATTTTCGTCCCTTGGAATTCTTCTCGGACTATTTTGGCCTTTCAGCACTCCATACCAACCAATTTTAGTGGTTTAAGCAAAGTTATGTAATTCTGGATAAATGTACATATATAGCTGATTCAGTGATTTCAGCAAAACCAACGTTCCCTGATTTCTGCACAAAGTTCACGACGACAAGACGTGAAAACCCAACAAACTCTAGCAGAAGTCTAAACTATAACACACTCACAGAAAGAGACGCAGAGAaagaaagagtttttttttttctttaacggGGGCGTTGATGGTTAAAGTAGAAACACCAATATAGGCCATTATTCTTTGGGTTTTGATTAGAATTTCGTGTAGTTTGGGTGATTTCTGAAGTGGGTTCTGGAGGGTTTTGGGTTACAAAGTTGGAGATGATTGTGAGCTCATTCTGCAATGCAGACTCGAAGTTCTCGGTGCGTTTACTTAAAGCTTTAAACCTTTCATTGATTTGCTCTCAAATCTTTTTCCGCTGCTTTTATTTCTTTAGCTTTAATTATTTTGCTGTACTTGATAAAGTAAACGTGTTGCGTGTTCTTTAAGccaatttgagatttttttgttgaaaaatgatcATGCCCTGTTAGCCTTCCGATCAAAGTACTTGCGTCTCATACTTGTTCAtcacttctcttctcttctctctctctctctctgtctgtgttttgtctcttcttcttttgagaTGATTGAACGGTCGGGATTGTGTTGATGACATTCTGTGGATTGCTTGCTGTCTAGTGTCTGCTGTTCTTGGTGTTCATTAAGATATTATTCGGGCTATTAAATAAAAGTGGGTAGGGTATATTATTTGGGCATAATTTGTTAGATTTACGATTCGTTCATGCATggtttaatatttaatttggtACAGCCAAACccaaatttctttaatttagttTGTTCCCAACTATACCCataaaaaagatttatttattattgtcaTCTAACTTTTGTATCATATACCCTTCTCTGTTTAATTAAGTGTTAGCTTGGCTAATCGGTGCACTGTGATTAATTAAATCATGGACTCTTGGCCTTTTGAAAGAATATATACGCgtcctttattattttattatttttactaattatatgattattattgttttgtcATTGTTAGTGTAGCTGATTCTGTTCTTCATGGATTCATGGGCCTGTTGTCTGCTTGTGAGCGtactgttaattaattaattaggatgATATcgttttttattatataattgtaACAATAACATTGGATagatgtatattatatatatataatgttaggAAATGAGGATTAACCTCTGACCAAAACAGTGCATGTCTTGttttttatgaatgaacttgTTTTGCATGGTTTCGTGTacgattcataaaaaaaatcagcTTATTTTAAGGTATAATGAGAATGCGAATATAGTATATAATGGCCTCAAACGGCTCTGCTCTTAATAGAGGATGCTTCTTAAAGTGAAGTCGATCACATTGGATGGTCAGCTATAATTTGTTATTACTTTGGTTGGATTTTGCAAGTTTCAATTTCTCTATTACCAAAATGCATTTGCTTTGCTTCTTGGACTTTTatttaagtgtttgattttccCCATGAATATTTAATGAACTGTTTCCCGGTGCTTTCGATGGAGTACTGCCCCAGATGGGTTGCAGTCTCTTTTGTTAAACAATGATCtgccaaaaatttaaaaatatctaggaaTTTTAAAACTATTAATAAGTCCATTGTTGATTTTTTAGTATATGATAGAAGTAATTTTCTGGTCACTTCATATCATATGCTTGCTGGTGTGTTTTCTGGTGTATCCCTCCCCTCCACCactacaaccaaaaaaaaaaaaaaaaggaaaaaggaaaaaggagcatctctttccttACTCATGTTATAAGAATATATGAAAGTGAATTCATGGTAGTTTGGAATAACCCTTTAGTGAGTGTTAGACTTTGATATGAAGGTTCCTGTTATGGCATTTTGATAGTTGTCTTTAAATATTACGATGAACATAAACAAGAACTATGACTAGGATCATTTGCATATAATTAACTCTTCTGGATTTTCTGGTGCGACTTCATGCAAATCAAGGAAAAACATGCTGATTAGTTGGTTTAGATTTAAGTATTCTCCATTTGATGGTGTCTGGACATGCTAGTTGATTACTTCTGTTGcattttgtcttgtttttttttacaaagagtGGTTCTTATTTCTGTTTCTAACTAGGAAGAAGAAGGGATAGAGGTAGGAAAAATGGCGGAACACAAAAGAAGCCCCTGTTCTGTTGAGCAAAGCAGTCTCACTTCTCTTGCATCCAAACGACATAAGGCTGATTTATCCGCCAAggtttctttttgtctttttcctctttttcctctttttcttttgtttttctaaaatttccCCGCTTTGATAATAGGAGAGGAAGGAGAAGCTTGGTGAGCGAATTGTGGCCCTGCAACAGCTTGTTTCACCATATGGGAAGGTAAATATGGAAAATTGATCTTTCTATTAAAGAATCCTTCATGAACTTGAATTACTCACTGGCCATTCATCTCCAATTGagtttatgaaaaaaatatttcttgcctccattttaaactacaatAATAATCTTAAAGTGAATGCCATTGAGGGTTGccctagaagaagaaaaaaaagagacaaaaacaatcaacaaaaaagaaaaagaaaaaaagatgttaTTTGGGGCATATCATGCTCATGTATTTAGCTTGTATCTAATAATCTCTTACATCCTTTATGATAGAGTTGTTCGCCATTGCTGTGATTCTGAAACTTTTCTGATTTCTCTGCAGACAGATACAGCTTCTGTCCTTTGGGAGGCAATGGAATACATACAGTTCCTTCATGAACAAGTAAAGGTTTGGCCTTTTCCTTCAATACTTTTCTGAACTATCATTAGTAGCCACTTATTAACTGGAATTACGTAATACAGATATGAAATACATCTTCTTTGCTGGGCTCATTGCTTTTGTCTTTATGGGTGCTTTCAGGTGTTGAGTGCTCCGTACCTCCAAAGTAGCTCAACTAAAATGCAGGTGAGCATGAGCAATCCAGTAACAGAATAATTGTAGGAAGAtatattttgaatgttttttttttcgtaagcAGATCTCTGATAAGAATAATTCTAAAAATCCCTCTTATATCattctaaaaatgaggtggcttttaaaatcaccattgaacttGTAATTGATCGTTATTGAATtcgatcaaatggtgattttaaaagccaccctATTTTTGAAGGGAGAAGGAACCTGAGAAGcttctagaattactcctaTGACAAAGGTTGTTTTATGATACCTAGGAATAGTAGTGAGATGTTTTTAGTGCATTTGAAACCCATTGACATGATAAAGGTTGTTTTATTTCATTCACTTGTGCAATTTAAGGATGATAGTTGGCGAAAATGTTATATGATTGGAAGGTTAAGGCATTGGATGTTTTGTGTCCAGGAATTAGGAGCATACAGCCTGAGAGGTAGAGGATTATGTCTTGTTCCAGTCTCATGCACTGCTGGAGTGGCTCGAAGCAATGGTGCAGATATCTGGGCCCCCACTAAGACCACTTCCCCTAAATTCGAGAAGCCTATTTCACAATTCCATTGAGACAATCTGGTGCTCAGAAACCAGAGGGTTTAGATCAACCTTTTTATTGTgcaacaaatttttgttgagcagatggaaaatgaaaaattgtgaTTGAATCTTAGCTTAGCACGAAACATCCCATGGAAATCTGGAATGCGAATGGGAAATCTGGAATACTGTCTGTAAACATTTTCCCAGTCCATATTCTTAGTTGGCAATGGGAGAAGCTTTCTAGTGTCAAATCAAAAGTGTATCTCTATACTGATTATGCGAAAATGTATATTTAGAAACTTGAGAGTTGTATAATGATTAATGAGCATGATAATGTATTAATGAATATGTGGAGAGGAATGAGGCCAATGTCAATCAAAAATTTCTTtgatacctatatatatatatatatatattttttaaaaaaattgttattagaTGGTAAAAACAAGGACAAATAAATAGCACGGttacaaaaactgaaaattgcaaaatctaaaatataaagaccaaaaagaatttaattttGACAGCAATTCAACCACAGCTTCGGAGGGTATCTTCCGAATACAAAAAAGGTAATTGAGAATGATGTCGGCGAATATGGTTATGGTGGCCCATGGTGAACATGAGGGTATTAACAAAAGAaacttattttaatttagaacACTAGTAGCaacttttcttaaatttaaggaactaaactactttttgctttcttagtcaaataaactccacaatagcttttcttattatttctctatgccatttaaatattctttcaagtAAATGTTAGAGGAAAGATAAAACCATTTAAtactaaaataatgttaaaggaagaaaaaatgctACCACAGATTTAGGTATCACTCTTGGTTCCTTAGGTGTTTCCACGTTTTACGGAACATTAAGAGAATTTGTTTCAAAGGTATTTTTTAGGGGTTTTCCCTACATTTAGAAAATATAAAGGATTTTAGAGatactgctactagtgctcctAGCTCCAGATTTTGGAGAGATGGAGAGACTAAGAGGTAGTTGTACAGTATCAAAGGAGAAACCATCTGGAGTAGTTGGCATAGAACCATAAAAAATTGGATACTTTTGAGGTCTAGATTTggatctagaatttctagaggaCCGAAAGAGCCAAAGGTGTTGTGTTGGAGATTTGCTGCAGGAGATCAAAAGGAGCGGTGGCGTGTGTAACCTCATGCGCCACAATCGAGGGGGCTAGTGGATGGTTGAGTGGTGGCTGGAGATGGAGGATGGGCGTGTGGGTGTGGTAGATGTTGTGGATTTTCAGTAGACCTAACTTCTAATAACCCACacaaaaaactagaaaaactaaagaagaaaagaaaaaaagaaggaaataacAAAGAGGAGATGGAGAAGAGGAAAACATAAGGATAGTGGTGGGGAGAGGAGGGAAGAACAGACCTAGGCTTGACAATTCGGGTTGGCGGGTCAGATTCGTGTTGACCCGACCGACCCGATCACACAATCGGGTctaacacgaacccgacccgattattaatagGGTTGAATTCCGAACATGACCTGCTTGCCAACCGTGTTACTCGAGCACGACCCGGATAACCCGTTGTTATAAttgtccgaagaagaagaaggatgaagGATCGTCTTTGACTCTTCATCTTCGTCTGAACCCCAATTTGTGTACCCACCCCAGAACGGCAGAACCCCAATTCGCACTGTAGTCACAACAGAAAACCAAACAACACAATTCGGCGAGAGAAGCAATCCAGAGGCTATGGAAGAGCtttttctgtctctctctgaaCAACACAATCTTGTTTCCAAATCGTAGCTGAACCGCACACAATCCTagctcactctctctctctctgatcaaGCCCTAGATTCCAAAACCCTCCACCTTGAGCACAAGTGTGAAGCCCATCTCATCCAAGCCCATGGAAGGCCACGACCAAGCCCAAATCCAAGCCTGCCTTGTCGGCCGCGAGATCGTCGGTGGCGACCAAGCGGCCGATTTCTGAGACAGGTAGCAAGGATTCGTCCAAGCGGGCCAAGAAGAAGGCACTAGAGCCAAGCGCAGACGGCGTCTTTTCGCCTGACAACACAAAGAAGTCAACCGCCGGAGATGAGAAAAAGCTCTTCCAGAGGTTGTGGagtgaaaatgaaaaggaaacgAGTGAAAGTGAAAAGGCTCGGCTAGGTTTCTTGAAGTttctattataatttttttatatgtaaccgtgttataatcgtgtctggcgggttaCTCGCGTCATAATCGGGCCAACCTGATTATGATCCGAACCCGATTACCCTAAACTCAAACCTTGTATTTTCGTGTTATGTTCGTGTCAGATTTGCGAGTTGTGTTAAAAATTTCGAACCTAAACAGACTCCTAACTGAGATCTGAGAGGGGTAAGAGGTCTATTAGATTATTGGGTCTTCAATGGGTTTATTAGGTTAATGAGCCTTTATATGTCTTTTACGTTAGCGGATCCTTTAGTTGTAATGGGTTTATTAGGTTAGTAGGTCCTTTAATTGTAGTCTTACGTTTTATTACtagcttttatgcatttttggTTGTGACAAATAACTGGCAATATCTGTTAGGCAGTTGTAACCAATTGAGTCTATAAGAATCAACCCAATCGGCAGAGCAGACTAAGAAACAAAATAGTGAAGAAACGTTTTGTAATTGGAGGCCAAGCAACCTCGAATTGCTTATCATTTCAATACAACCTCTTTCACCATTTCCATTCTTGCTTTGGAGATTGACTATCTCCAATCAGTCattttcattcattcatttcaAGAAACACAATTTACCATCAAAATACCATCAGAAAATATACAGAAATAGAAAAACCCATTATAGGAGAGGTTTTTTTGAAGAGaactttgaaaagagaaaagagaggttAAGATTCAAGCTATCTCCATAATAAAATTGACAGCATATGGATCCAATTTGTTTGCTAACGCTTCCATTGAGTAGCTCAATATTGGGAATGGAACTTCGCTGGTTGAGTAGCTATGGCATGGAAATGAAAATCCTATGTGTGAAAAACATAAGACAAAATTATATAAAGATTATCAAAATGTCTAGAAATGATAAGAGTTTAGctcttttatttgttatagAGCTTGGCTGGGGACTAGTATTTTACCATTGAGACTGGGGTGTAAATGAACCGATCTTGAGCAGGTATTGGTTGTTCGGGATTGGCTCGTTTGTGTTGGtatcaagctcgagctcgagcctgAATTTGGTGTTTGAGCTCAGCTCACTATGGAAAGATTACTGCTCAAGCTCGAGCTAGATCATTTTGGTCGATCTtaagctcgagtactcggctcaagtcaaataatttaaattctttattttagcattaaaagaaataaattaaaccaATTTTATTAATACTCTTTCCAAAAACAATTACAAAGAAATTTTATAATTACAATGAACTAAACCTTACAAATcatatttaaacaaatacaaataaaataaaataaaattacaaatacaataaaataaaacaaaacaaaattacaaatacaataTGTAGAAACTCACAATACTTTGTTGATAAATAGTATTCTCTCTTGCTCATCTAAGTGAGCTTGTATTGATATATATGGAGATTACAAGATAGAATTGTTTACAAGATAACTCTATCTATAATTCGGATATAACCTAGATTAGATAACCCTAAAGCTGATACAAACCCAGATAGGATTCCGATTACAACTAGAACTCTGCATATTAAACTTATCTACTCATCCTTATCAATCAGATGCTCTATCAAGAGTTTCACTTGGACTCTTAAGTAGGTTAGACATACCAGAAGTCTGTTGTGCATTAATACCCTCCCGCAAGTTCAGCGGGGGAGAACGGACGTTGAGCTTGAAACAAAGGAGATGAAATCTTTTGGAGACTGGAGGCTTGGTAAGTACATCGGCTAGTTGGTCAAAACTTGGAATGAAGAGGATTTCCAATGACTTGGCAGCAACTGATTCCCGATCGAAgtggaaatcaatttccacatgctTTATACGTGCATGGAAGACTGGATTGACTAATAAATAGGTGGcaccaatgttgtcacaccatagTTTTGGTGGAGAATATAGTTTTAGTCTGAGATCCCGCAGGAGAGATTGGATCCAAAGTAATTTTGCTGTAGTATTGGCTATGGATTTGTATTTCGCTTCTGTGACTGACCGGGAGACTGTGGGCTGCTTCTTAGAACTCCATGAAGTTAAATTCGAGCCAAGGAAGACACAATAAGCTCGTGTAGAGCGTCAGCCATCAAGGCAACCTGCCTAATCTGCATTGGAGAAGGCTTGAAGAGATGTTGAAGGAGTCTTTTGCAGTAGCAGCTCGGGAGTTATGGTGTGTTTGAGATGCTGAAGGGTCCTCTTGACAGCTTGCCAATGGACTTTGGTTGGTCTATGCATAAATTGGCAAACACGATTGATAGAAAATGCCAAATCTAGATGAGTGAGTGACAAGTATTGGAGGGAGCCAACTGTGCTACGGTATAGAGATAGGTCTTCCATAGGATCACCTATGAATGCTCACAAAACTGAGGATGATGACATGGGAGATGTGATTGGCTTTGCATCCACCATGATGGTTTTGTGTAATAAGTCTCTAATATATTGTTGTTGAGAGAGCAAAAGACTAGCCTTCATGGGTATGATTCAACTCCAAGGAAGTAGTGTAGATTTCCCAAGCCTTTAACCGCAAAATCAAGACATAGAAGCTGCAATAGTTCATCAATGGCAGTAGGAACTAAAGAAACtatgatgatatcatcaacgTAGATTAGTAAATACATAGTCACGGATGCTGTGTGATAGATGAACAAAGAGGAATCAGCTTTGGAGCCAGTGAAACCAAGCTTGAGTAGTTGTCCATTGAGGCGAGTAAACCAAGCACAATGGGCCTGTTTTAGACTTTAAATTGCCTTATGCAATCTGCAAATGTGGTGAGGATGATTTGGGTGGATGAAGCCTAGTGGTTGTGCCATATAGACATCTTTAGACAAGATACCATAAAGAAATGAATTTTGAATGTCTATTTGCTTGATTGACCAACCTGCAGAGTATGTAATTGACAAAACAATTCATATAGTAGTAGGTTTTACCATAAGACTATAAGTCTCACCATAGTCTAGACCCGCATGTTGATGAAATCCCTTAGCAACCAGCCGTGCCTTGTGGCGTTCTACAGAGCCATCAGCCTTTCTCTTGagtttaaaaacccatttgcagccaacaACATTCTTGGCTGTCATTGGAGGAACAAAAGAccatgtttgatttttgagtaAGGCATTGAACTCAACTTGGATTGCATTTGCACTATTCCCTGATCTTGACAGCATTAGAGAAGCAAGTAGGTTCTATAAGTGCAGATTCTGACAGTAAGGGTTGAGGTAAAGGATATTTGACCGTGCCATCTGTGAGTTGCTGTAGTTGTCTAACATTATTCTGAGATCTTGTTCACATAGGTTGTAGTCTAGGAGGTGCCAAGTCCAGAAATTGGACAGGAGGAACATATGGCTCTACATGAGTTGAAGAAGAGCTAGTTTGAGAGTGAGAGATGCTGGAATTAGTAGGTAAAGATGAGAGGTTTGGAGGAGTAGAACCCGAGACACTTGTAGAGTTTATTGGAAGGGAGAATGAGTTGTAAGTGGGAGGATTTGGAGTAGATGGAATTGACTTTGATGGGTTTtggaaaaatggaaaaatagtTACATGAAAAACCACATCACGAGAGATATACATATGACCAGATTCATGATGATAACCTTTGTAGCCTTTATGATATGAGCTATAACCTAAGAAGAAACATTGTTTAGAGCGGAAGGAAAATTTATGTGAATTGTAGGGTCTTAGATTAAGAAAGCAGACACATCCAATTTTTTTGAGGAAATTATAGTCAGGGGACCAAGagaaaagtttttcaaaatgagagatatttttcaataaaGGAGTGGGCAACCAATTTATCAAATAACATGAAGTGAGACAAGCTTTATCCCAAAAGATTTTGGGAAGATAACTATCAGCTAGTAGCGCTAAGGTTGTGTCTATGAGATGTTGATGTTTCCTTTCAATACacccttgttgttgatgtgtgtgGGGGCAGGAAACACGATGAATAATTCCAAtagattaaaaatatttattgaggTTGCGATACTCACCACCCCAATTAGTTTGTACACTTTTAATTTTGGCATTGAGTAATCTCGTTCAATCATGGTTTGAAACTTGATAAATACAGTTATAACATTAGATTTAGATTGAATAGGATAAACCCAAATAAACTAACTAAATGCATCAATAAAGGAAACATAATAGCGATTACCATTGATAGAAAGAGTTAGGAAAGGACCCTAAGCATTTGAATAAAGTAGTTCTAAAGGATTAGAAATACTTGTAGTTGAAATTGAAGATGACAATTGATAACCCTTGGCCTGGGGATAAGCAGTGCAGGGTTGTAGTGCCTTATGATTGGAGACTGGTAGTTGAAACTTGGATAGAAAAAGGTTGACAATCCAAAGGGATGGATGTCCCAATCGTTTGTGCCAACAATGTGATGTAGTCCTCTCACCAACAAGTGCTTGAGGGGTTGATGAATGCACTTGAGAAGGAAAGAGTTGACAGAGGCCATTGTTAAGTTGGCCTTGATGGATTTGAGTCTCGGTCTTGCAGTCCTTGATAACAAAGTGAGAAGGATAAAACtcaaagaaaacataattaTCAAGAGCAGATTGACGCACTGAAAGGGGATCTATGCATATTAGGGCAACATGAAGTAATTGTTTGAGGAGGAATTTATGACGAGAGATAGAAAGAGATGTAGAACCAGAATGTTTAGTAGACAAAGCCTATGTGAATTTGATCTTGGATAGTGTATTCCTAATGATGTGATGTGTGGCACCAGTGTCCGAATACCGATTTTCCTTAAAGGGCAACGATGGAGAAGAGTAAAACGCCTAAGGATATGGTGCAACTAATGTTGGATCAGGACGTTGGTAGCACCTAGGAGCAGTGTGGCCAACCTTTCCACAAAGCGGGCAGATAGGTCGAGAGGGTGATGCTAGATCTTGTGGGAAGTAGAAGCCACGACCATGACCACTGGATGGAGGGCCTTTGCCATGATAAGAGCTGCGGCCACCAAAGGAAGATCCACGTCCACGAGGCATGGGAGCTCGAGCAAAAAAATGAGCCGTTGGTAGTGCTGGCTCATTGAAGGAAAGGTGATGCTCAATCCTCATCTCATGGGTAAGAAGATGATCATAACAATTCATTTAAAGATAAGGGATCCAATCGGGTCGTTATAGAGGTAACATATGGATCATACTTTGATCCGAGGCCAACAAGAAGGTAGGAAACACTTCAAAATCATTCAAATGCTGTTTGACAGCAGCTAAGTTGTCACTCATGGCTTTGATAGACTGAAAATATTCGGTAATGGAGGAATTACATTTCTTGGAGGTGGCAAGTTGGTAGTGGATTTGCATAACACGAGATCTTGCTTGAGATGCAAAAATGGTGACTAAAGTTGTCCAAAGATTATGGGCAGTAGCACATCCTACGGCATGGACAACGAGGGGCTTTGTGAGCATGGAGATCAACACACTGAGAATCATTTGGTCCCGTTGACACCAGACAAGGAAATCCGGGTTTGCCATGGTTGCGGGTGCACCAGTATCAATGCTAGTGTTCGAGATGGTCTGGGTTGGAGGTTGAGAAGTGTCGTCCAGGAAGCCATACACATCTTGACCTTTGATGTAAGCCCCTCATTGGGGACAATGAGGACAATGAAGATAACATTGGAAGATGAAGGATTGGAAGAGGATTGTTTCAAGGAGTGAGTTGGTGATGAAGCGGCGGAAGAAGCAGTGGAACCagattgttagtattttatgttggctacattctagatgacaaaaacactttatgtaaggTTACTATTTAAACAGGAATATCGGTCTTATAAATAATCTTCATGTATTATGGACAAGTCTTTTATTCGAGCTATGTCATAAGTTTCTAGAAGTTGTCCATGAAGATCCATTGCTTTTTATAAGTCAGTTGaagtcggttcctgtgcaatcgtccggacgggcctttgaaggtgtccggtCACCCcacaatgtctagaagctttagcaTTGAAGACGTTtagacgtcagggcaacaccatccggacgataaGTCAAGCTTCTctaatttctacacggagttggatttcagtcgacactaatTGGGAAGTTTTTTGCAAtacgttcggacgacgtggcaacacctCTGGACGCTGTccaacatttcagaatattccaggttTCCTTTACAAGCGTGGAAAGGAGTTACAGCGAAGATCGTCctgacgctcggccaagccattCAGACGTGGACCTGTTATGGGAAGAAATTGCGCTAATCtggaaggcggtcgcagaagaccgtccggatgaggcAATCTTCCTTCCGGACGCTCCGCAGCTAGAGTCTGATTCtgagtagaattaggttttctttaagcctatatatagagggctctaggcttgttaattgtaagaattcagtatagaattccatagagCTTAGAGATGATGTTTAAGGAGAATagaagatccgctagctttcaagccgttgccagtgtgcgctcaacagttcgtgtgaagtctatcttaggggtcggctctaaggtaaatgaattcaTCAAAgcccccttcaagtagaagacttggttgggaaacgttcacgatgggcttcgtgttatagttaaaggtatgactactgcaatggtttttatgagtacgagtgctttgtaacttgctttgtctttggatagtgaatttcctgggtttggttgccccggagtggtttttctcttcacagagtttccacttcgtcaacaaatatcttgtctcttttattttttgcactttagatattttgttgcacacgaacacacacttggta contains the following coding sequences:
- the LOC133879557 gene encoding transcription factor bHLH153, with amino-acid sequence MIVSSFCNADSKFSEEEGIEVGKMAEHKRSPCSVEQSSLTSLASKRHKADLSAKERKEKLGERIVALQQLVSPYGKTDTASVLWEAMEYIQFLHEQVKVLSAPYLQSSSTKMQELGAYSLRGRGLCLVPVSCTAGVARSNGADIWAPTKTTSPKFEKPISQFH